Part of the Bacillus sp. N1-1 genome, GGCTAGAAATTCGTCTTTCTTCTTCTTGAATTCTTTATTTAATGGTGTGATCATGCCAACACTTTCAAAGATGGCGCTTTTCACAGCGCGAACGGGATCAAGATGAGCGCCTGCTGCACACATCAGGTTTAAGCGATCAGTATCAGAGGTGCGGTTCTTCGTAATCGTTAAGATGCAAGGAATGCCGTGTTCCATCGTGGCATTGTATAAATAAAGATCATAGCCCGTAATCTCCTGCATTCGGTCGATCATCAAGTGGAGCTCTTCGTCGTTTGACGAGTAAGGATCAATCTGCGGTAGCGAGAGCTTGGCGTACCAGGTTATGAGAAAAGAGTCGCGTTCAAGCACTTCCATCATGCCGTAGAAGATGGCTTCCTCAAGACTTCCTCCGATCGCACAGCCGTTTGATGTTTCAAACACAAACCCATCCCCGCAGCCCATGCTGTAATACGCGAGACGCTCAGGAACGAGAATAGGCTGGTTTTCAATGAGTGAGTAACCCCATACCCAGTTCATTTTTCGATCCGGATGAAACGGAGTGAAAGGGTAACCCTGTTCTGCATACTGTTCATCGGCATGAACGCCGAGCTTAAGAGGATTCAAGGCACGATCCAGGTTACGATAGGAATTGTGAACAACGGTTCTTTTTCCTTTCGGATCAATCCCACACGAGCGTTCCATTCCTTCCAATATGGCGGTCATTTCACTCATCGCATACGATGTTGTTCTTCCTGCCGAGCCTTCATTTCCATTGAAGAGGGGGAGGTTCACGATTGCATCGGCGTATGTTGTTTCAAAATCGATCATGAGACGATTTAAAAGGCCCGTGCGTGGATCAAGATAATCTTTTGAGAGGACGTTGCGTAAGTCGTTTATCGATCGAGTGCGATAGCCGCTGACTTTTATACTTGGTTTTAGCGTAATCACTGCTTCCGCGTCCGTGTCTTCTGGAAGAGAACTGCAAACGGAACAGTAGGCGTCTGGCAAAATTCGATGGCGAGAGCACTCAAGAGAACCCATGTTTAGTAAGTGGATAGCCCCTTCTAATTGAGCTGAGCCCAGCACTTCATTTTTGATCAGCTGAGCCATTTGCAGAAGGCCGGTTTGTGAGCTCCATTGATCCTCTATCCCGTTATCCCTTTGGGTTAACACCTGCTGAATTTTCCATAGATCTTCACGGTCGTTTGCTGCCATCATTTTTCTCGTATCGGCACACTGTGAACAGCCTGCCATACTAGGGCGAACGAGTGGACCGATCACCCCTTCGCCAAAGGATAAGAAAGCGCGTAGCCACTTGATGCCGAGCTCTCGTGCTATTTCTTCGGCTTGTTTGTGGATGGTTGGATTCCAGCAATCATGAATGACGAGTAACAGCGATGTCTCCTCAGGTATCGCCCCTTCTAAATCTGGGAGAAGCGTGAGGTGGCGGGGAGCGAGTTGTTCGGCTACGCAATCTCGCAGCAAACCATTTCCAACTAAGGTAATGCTAGTGCTCACCTCGTCTCCCCCTCTCTTAACAGCACGCCATAGATGTCTATGGGTCCATCTTTTTCAAATGTTTCAAGATTTATTTTTACAATCGAAAGTTCCTTGTTTTGTTGTCCGAAACGGTTTATGACAGAACGGAGAACATCAGCCTGGTCGTTTGCATCATAAGCAGGAATGTCAATGGATTGGATCGGTTTATCTTTAACCGGAATCGCTGAAAAAGAGAGAGCTGCCGAAATGGAATCGTTTTGAGCTTCTTTCACGGCCTGTAGGAGCGCACTTCGTAAAGCGAGCACGAGAGTAAATCCGACGCTTCCGTACCAGCGGTTATCTTCTGCTTTTCTCCATACGACAGGAAGGCCGTTCGTCTCTTTTCCTAAGGCGAGATCAGGTGCTTTTTTCATGGTTGATAAAACTTTCAAATAGTAGCGACAGAGATTGTCTTCCACATGTTGAACGGCAAATCTCGATAGGTTTTCCATGCATTGATCCGCTTTCTGATTCCATTCCTCTTCTATCATTGTTTGCAGTGCCCGGCTAACAGCCTCTACGAATGACTCTCCAGCACCAATGTGGAGATCGGTTGGTAAGTACGTAGCCTTTTCGAAAGGAGAGGAAAGTGACGAGGTAATCTCCTCTTTTAATGGGATAACGTACTCTTCAATTCCAGTCAAGCCGGCATCCCGCCTTGCTTCTTCGTGTGTTAAAGCTGTGCTTATCTGGCTCGGATGTAGCATAGAGGATCCGGATGGTTTGACGTTAACCGTCTGAATCTCACATTGAGCTAAAGGTAATTGACTCAGCTCGCCTTCTTCCCACTTGTGAAAAATGCCTAACTGGCTGGTTAACTGACTGAAATAGTAAAGGAGTTTGTTCGGATCTTTTTTCTTCTCTTCACTAAATTCTTTGGAGACATTTTCGACTTCGATCTTTCCTGATACGAGTGGATGTGGGCGATAGGGATGCCATTTGCCCTCAAGGGTTTCAAAGTTAAGCAGAAATACCTGATTGTTCGAAAGCGCAGGGAGGCCTGTGCTCTTTTTAAACCATTCAAATACGATCACATTCGCTAGCATTGCTCCAGCCGTCGGTGAAAATGAGCGATTGTTTAGCGATTCAAGATGTAAGCTCCGCCACGCAGATTCCCAGCAGCCGCCATCCGGCGTAACGAGAGGACCGGCCATTCCAACTCCTTTCGTGCAGATGGCGGGGAGAAACGTTTTTTTCCTTTCTTTACAGGCATGAAGGAGACTGCGTAGCTCCTGCACATTTTCTTCGGAAGACACATATAAAATTGCGTCGAATGGTTCGATCTGCCTCTCCCAGGCGATCGGCCCTCTCTTTAACAAAACTTCAATCGAGACTTCAGGATCTGACTTTCTTGCAGCTGTTTCTAATTGTTTGATTCGTTGTTGGCTCGTCTTTGCATCTGTAAGTAGGGTCTGGAAACGAGGCAAACCAGATGTAAGTAATGATGAAACCAGCCCAATTAACATGGATCCTTCTCCAACAACCAGAACGTTTTTCTGACGGTATTGCTGAAACCGATAAGCTCCAGAATCAGTAAAGCTTTCGATGTATTCAATCTGTGAAGCATATTTCTGCACGACATTTGGTTCCAACTGGTGGGGACGGTCTCGACTAATGTCACGAAGAAACCCATTCGTAAAAAGGGTATCGGTAATCTCGTAAACCCGATCACGATAGGGCTTTGATAGTCCATCTGTGAGGGTTGCTAGCGGATATTCTCCGTTATACATCGGGATCAGCTTTTCGATCCATTGATAAATCGTGTTACCTTCCATTCGAAATGAACCTGAATTGTTCCTGAAATAAACGCTTCCACTCGGCTCCGGCATGAAAAAAGTGCCCTTCTTTAGCTTTAAACGCATGGAAGGATGAACATTCGTCATAAGACACCTCCTGACCCATAGTTCTGACTTCATACTATAAGTCTATGTTCAGCGCTTTGTCTCATATGTGTGGACAAAAGCAAGATCCCTTTAGGAGTTAACTTGAAAGGGTTATGAGATGGATATTTATGTTAAAATTGATGAAGGAATGATGAAGTAATCCCTGAAAAGGGCAGCATTAATGTAATAAGGTGTATATAGAATGAGGTATAAAATGAACAATCGTTGGAATGAATTGATATATAAAATTTGGTCTCCTATTTATGATAAGCTTTTCAACACCGGACAATTTCTCAAAGCACGGAAAGAGATTTTTAGAAAAACTGATTTTGTTAATGACCAAAAGATACTTTTTGTTGGAGTAGGAACTGGGGCAGACTTAGAACTGATTGAACATAATGAATTAGATATCACAGCAATAGACTACTCTGATGATATGCTTAAAAAGGCAAGAGCAAAATTCAAAGGCTCAACAGTACAATTTTTAAAGATGGACGCTCAAGATATGGATTTTAGTGATAGATATTTTGATGTAGTTATCGGAAGTCTCATATTATCAGTTGTTCCAGATGCTGAAAAATGTCTTAAAGAGATGTTGAGAGTTTTAAAACCAAATGGGGAAATTATCATCTTTGATAAATTCATACAAAAAGATAAAGGACTTTCTCCGTTTAAAAAAGCAATAAGACCGCTAATAAAATTATTAGGTACTGATATAGGAATTAATTTTGAAAAGTTGTATAGGAAAAATAAAGACGTCTTTATTGTTAAGGAAGACAGTCCAATAATGTTTAATGGTATGTATAGAAAGATTATCATCAGCAAAATTGAATATTAATTGTCTTCCGTTAAATCGGAGCGATTGATTAGTAAGGTGTCGATTCCTTAGTTATATAAAAAAGCTTCTCCTATGAACAATAGAAGAAGCTTTTATATTAAAAGGTTAAATTTCTGTTTTATAGGATTTGCCCAGTAAGGGGGCTAGGATCACAGGTTTTAAAACTTTTATAATATGAGAAAGCGATTACCATTAAGTAACAAAATATTCATTTAGTGCCTGCTGTAACGTTCCAAGTGTTTTTGTTTTTTCATTTAACATATTACCGAGATCCGTAACTTTCCTGACAACTGCTTTCCTTAATCCAGTTATGACGGTGTTACACCCCATCAGTGAGGCACCATCGATAATTTGAATCAATCGGTAAACATCATCGGCACTGATATCTGCTACTCCAGATAGGTCCATAATCAATGTTTGGATACGCATATCGCTTATTGCGGTTAACACCTTATCCTCAAGGATTTCGGTTCTTTGAGCATCAATTGCTCCGATTAAAGGGAGGATGCTTACCGAGTGGTTAATGGGTATAATTGGCACGGACAGATTTTTAACTAGTTCTTTTTGAGCGTTTATAAGTGAATCCTTATATTTCGTATAACTTATAAAGAAGGAATTTAAAAAGTAGTCTACTCGGTTGTTAATTTGTTTTTCCATTTCAAAGAAATTGTAACTCTTATTATTACTTTTCGATTCAGCGTATTTTTGAAAAAATACCCACAATGTTCGACGTATAGCTTGTACCCACTCTAATTTAAAAGAGATAGCAAGAGAATGGGTTGCCCAGGCAATTCCTTCTTGTTCTGCAAAAGTATGAAGTTCCTGATCCTTTTCTTCAATGATATAAACAACGAGTGTATGAGCATTTGCAACAAGATCGATATTCCCTACTCTAAGTATTTCTTCAATCTTATCCTTAACGGTGACAGCTTCTTTTAGAAGCGTTTCTGTAAAGACTTGGCTATTTGCTTCGAAGAATTCTATAAATTGATAAGAATCTTGATACGTAAATGTTTGCAATTGCCTCTCCTCCTTTATTTATAAACTAGTCATGTTAATTATAAAACAAGTCTCATTTTTATTCATTACCTTTTCCAATGCTTCTCATTATGCAAAAAATTATTTATCACCTTTTTTGGAATGCACAGATTTGAACAGGTGAGCTTTTGGGAGAAGGCGTCATTCTCACGTTAATCCAGCTTGATGGACGTGGTATTATGACGTTTACATTGTTTATCTTCATGATTATCTGAAGGAAAATAGGTTTAGCCGCCTTGAGAATGGTTGAGGCTATTCTAACTGATACATTAGCTGAAGAAGAAAAACTGGAGATCGCTTAATTCACACATAGAAATGAAGTGTTTTTCTATACCAAAATAAACCACCGATGAGACGATGGCTTATTTCGGAATTTCATAAAGGTAATGGTAAAGGTATTCTACTTCGCATTTTCATCTGGTTGATGAACCCCAAAGATGTTTCCTTCAGTATCCTTATAGTATCCCTGCCATGCCATCCCAGGCAGCGCGTATTTAGGCAATGCGACCGCACCGCCATTATCAAGAATTTTTGCTTCAATCGTATCGTAATCTTCTACCCCCATCGTACAGGCATAGCCGTTTACAGGCTGATTTGGTTCTGGGGTTGAACCTTGACGCTGCATGAGTGCACCGTTAATACCAGGCTGGTCGTCGCCGCCAGTCACAACGCCAAAATAATGCATGCCAGCGAAATCGCTCCAGTCTTCATAAGTCCATCCAAATACTTCACCATAGAAACGTTTTGCGCGGTCCATGTCATCGACGTGAATTTCGAAATGCACTAATCTCCCCATGATTCCCTCCTGAATTAAAAATTATTTCGTTTTACCATGTATTTTCTACAAATCTAATAAGCAGTCCTTCTTTAAGATGGAATGAAAGATAATAATAAGGGCTTTGAACATCTAACGAAGAGGTTGGTTGGGAGGAGGATCCTTTGATTTTATCGAATCATTAGAAGGGGGAGATTCTGAAGATAGGTGGGGCCCTTAAAATCAAGACTTTCAATATAGAGGAGCGTTTACGGAAAAATCAATAATAGGTGGGTTAACAATGATTCATGAACTTAATCAAGCTAAATTCTACAAATGCGAAAGGCTACTAAATGATGTCGGACATTTAGAAGCGAAAGCGGTCATAGAAGGGAATAACCCTGGGCGCATTTTTGTCGATCATCTCGATGCCCCTAAAGCAGGACTGATCTGGTTAGGCAATCATGACGGCTTTTTCTTTATTGGAGATGAAGAAAATGAGTTGTTTCATCACGAGATCAATGATTTTATCGATACGATAATTATTCCTGAAGTAAGACAGCTAAACTTAACCAATTTTATCGTGATTGGCAACCATTCAAGGTGGGATAAGACAATCGAGAAGTTCTTTGCCCATCGTCACATGCAGAAATTTAATCAAAATGTTTATCGGCTGAAACATCATAAGCATGATAAACCTTCTATTAAACAAGATTATCACGTCAAAAAAATCACTAAAGACCTTTTTCTGAATCAGACCAATTCTATTGAAAATATAGGGTTTTTGCATTCAAAAATAGCAGAGTTTTGGTCTTCTCCCGAGGGTTATTTCGATAAGGGAATTGGGTACGGTGTTATCTATCAGAATAAGATTGTGAGTTTATGTTTTTCAGGGTTTGTCGCTGGAAATGTTCACGGGTTAGATATGGAAACAATCGAGGAGCATCAAGGGAATAAATTAGGTCAGAAGGCAGCTTCTAGTGTTGTGGATGAATGTGTAAGTAAGGGAATGATTCCATACTGGGATTGTGAAGAGGCAAATAAACCATCGAATGCCATTGCGAAAAAGATAGGATTAGAGAAATCCTTTTCTTACCACGTGTATATTTTTCCGATTGATAACTAGAGGTGATCACAAAATTTATTAAGAGGTGAGGGTATGATTTCTTTACATAAAGTTCGAAAAGAAGAAGAGATTATATTGCATAATATCATGCAATTTTATTTTTATGAGTTTAGTAAATATTTATCAGATATGAAGTTAGGGGATAATGGAGCTTATAAGCGTATTCAGTTAGATAAGTATTGGCGTGATGATCAATTTCACGCTTATTTTATTAAACTAGGTGATGAGTTGATTGGATTTGCTCTTGTAGAAAGTGCTACTATTTCAAGTCCAAACACTATTCAGGAATTCTTTA contains:
- a CDS encoding GNAT family N-acetyltransferase; translation: MIHELNQAKFYKCERLLNDVGHLEAKAVIEGNNPGRIFVDHLDAPKAGLIWLGNHDGFFFIGDEENELFHHEINDFIDTIIIPEVRQLNLTNFIVIGNHSRWDKTIEKFFAHRHMQKFNQNVYRLKHHKHDKPSIKQDYHVKKITKDLFLNQTNSIENIGFLHSKIAEFWSSPEGYFDKGIGYGVIYQNKIVSLCFSGFVAGNVHGLDMETIEEHQGNKLGQKAASSVVDECVSKGMIPYWDCEEANKPSNAIAKKIGLEKSFSYHVYIFPIDN
- a CDS encoding class I SAM-dependent methyltransferase, with product MNNRWNELIYKIWSPIYDKLFNTGQFLKARKEIFRKTDFVNDQKILFVGVGTGADLELIEHNELDITAIDYSDDMLKKARAKFKGSTVQFLKMDAQDMDFSDRYFDVVIGSLILSVVPDAEKCLKEMLRVLKPNGEIIIFDKFIQKDKGLSPFKKAIRPLIKLLGTDIGINFEKLYRKNKDVFIVKEDSPIMFNGMYRKIIISKIEY
- a CDS encoding VOC family protein; the protein is MGRLVHFEIHVDDMDRAKRFYGEVFGWTYEDWSDFAGMHYFGVVTGGDDQPGINGALMQRQGSTPEPNQPVNGYACTMGVEDYDTIEAKILDNGGAVALPKYALPGMAWQGYYKDTEGNIFGVHQPDENAK
- a CDS encoding TOMM precursor leader peptide-binding protein, yielding MSTSITLVGNGLLRDCVAEQLAPRHLTLLPDLEGAIPEETSLLLVIHDCWNPTIHKQAEEIARELGIKWLRAFLSFGEGVIGPLVRPSMAGCSQCADTRKMMAANDREDLWKIQQVLTQRDNGIEDQWSSQTGLLQMAQLIKNEVLGSAQLEGAIHLLNMGSLECSRHRILPDAYCSVCSSLPEDTDAEAVITLKPSIKVSGYRTRSINDLRNVLSKDYLDPRTGLLNRLMIDFETTYADAIVNLPLFNGNEGSAGRTTSYAMSEMTAILEGMERSCGIDPKGKRTVVHNSYRNLDRALNPLKLGVHADEQYAEQGYPFTPFHPDRKMNWVWGYSLIENQPILVPERLAYYSMGCGDGFVFETSNGCAIGGSLEEAIFYGMMEVLERDSFLITWYAKLSLPQIDPYSSNDEELHLMIDRMQEITGYDLYLYNATMEHGIPCILTITKNRTSDTDRLNLMCAAGAHLDPVRAVKSAIFESVGMITPLNKEFKKKKDEFLAMYHDSSLVKKMDDHGMVYGLPEAEERLHFLLNQNRPLQTFQEAFQPAKPHDDLTEDLNNLLQTFRSLNLDVIVVDQTTPEIKRNGLHCAKVIIPGMLPMTFGHHLRRVTGLSRVVKVPKELGFVDRDLTVEELNPYPHPFP
- a CDS encoding putative thiazole-containing bacteriocin maturation protein; translation: MTNVHPSMRLKLKKGTFFMPEPSGSVYFRNNSGSFRMEGNTIYQWIEKLIPMYNGEYPLATLTDGLSKPYRDRVYEITDTLFTNGFLRDISRDRPHQLEPNVVQKYASQIEYIESFTDSGAYRFQQYRQKNVLVVGEGSMLIGLVSSLLTSGLPRFQTLLTDAKTSQQRIKQLETAARKSDPEVSIEVLLKRGPIAWERQIEPFDAILYVSSEENVQELRSLLHACKERKKTFLPAICTKGVGMAGPLVTPDGGCWESAWRSLHLESLNNRSFSPTAGAMLANVIVFEWFKKSTGLPALSNNQVFLLNFETLEGKWHPYRPHPLVSGKIEVENVSKEFSEEKKKDPNKLLYYFSQLTSQLGIFHKWEEGELSQLPLAQCEIQTVNVKPSGSSMLHPSQISTALTHEEARRDAGLTGIEEYVIPLKEEITSSLSSPFEKATYLPTDLHIGAGESFVEAVSRALQTMIEEEWNQKADQCMENLSRFAVQHVEDNLCRYYLKVLSTMKKAPDLALGKETNGLPVVWRKAEDNRWYGSVGFTLVLALRSALLQAVKEAQNDSISAALSFSAIPVKDKPIQSIDIPAYDANDQADVLRSVINRFGQQNKELSIVKINLETFEKDGPIDIYGVLLREGETR
- a CDS encoding GNAT family N-acetyltransferase, which produces MISLHKVRKEEEIILHNIMQFYFYEFSKYLSDMKLGDNGAYKRIQLDKYWRDDQFHAYFIKLGDELIGFALVESATISSPNTIQEFFIIAKYKGNGYGKEMAKKLFTMFPGEWEITQIEKNKPAHAFWKGLIKEISAGNYKECNKNGLYVQKFNV
- a CDS encoding STAS domain-containing protein, translated to MQTFTYQDSYQFIEFFEANSQVFTETLLKEAVTVKDKIEEILRVGNIDLVANAHTLVVYIIEEKDQELHTFAEQEGIAWATHSLAISFKLEWVQAIRRTLWVFFQKYAESKSNNKSYNFFEMEKQINNRVDYFLNSFFISYTKYKDSLINAQKELVKNLSVPIIPINHSVSILPLIGAIDAQRTEILEDKVLTAISDMRIQTLIMDLSGVADISADDVYRLIQIIDGASLMGCNTVITGLRKAVVRKVTDLGNMLNEKTKTLGTLQQALNEYFVT